A single window of Ficedula albicollis isolate OC2 chromosome 8, FicAlb1.5, whole genome shotgun sequence DNA harbors:
- the ZNF644 gene encoding zinc finger protein 644 isoform X2, with product MDDLEINTGVTGAKEEEILCDDNFVSEEEGGIPKPEESDTSFQNNNTLTLTEELSRDRSEKALSEGQASLFIHTGAPTVSSENFMLSRGTAVNGPVSHSTSTKTSIMNKGSASLTTGQPGGHLTDSCSTLTVVHDLQLPAKSTTQKSNQHQVLFLLPDVAHAKNLTHSIKNLPTSASVGCDSQKTVGNSVDSTLVDQVEVCEDDKNLLLKDDCVDTLTGISSGTGGFRSGCDPNWDPQKEFIQFLMTNEETIEKSPIHCKVGVEKKRKRKMDVSKITRYTEDCFDDTSCIPSKSKLLNVEFLEQNEELQIVEPQKYSLSKVKPESTDEELETVDGIQQLIYSPTSNCAEDTSPVHTSTFLSNTLKNKCEENDSEPPSTFSTDEPSFYPCTKCNVNFREKKHLHRHMMYHLDGNSHFRHLNVPRPYACRECGRTFRDRNSLLKHMIIHQERRQKLMEEIRELKELQDEGRSARLQCPQCVFGTNCPKTFVQHAKTHEKDKRYYCCEECNFMAVTENELECHRGIAHGAVVKCSIIGSDLSQRKTQKKASLKDPYLGSSRKSSTYMCKLCPFATSARSILKKHMAYLHSASCIDPFGSHLRLEKRKGSIIDQSLDFRSRAKQLMKHSSTFPKNSALKQDVKRSFGSTSQSSNFTKLHKRPYRIQKARKSVSQSSKLNSAEKKDSYETEDESSWENVELCDYTTQSVEDESYSDINQEHVNLFPIFKGKMEDNEAGDKSSLGYEQNDGFYFEYYEDAEGSNFLHDLHDPQNLENVGSALPKHNSVFHWTDLSLEKKSCPYCPATFETGVGLSNHVRGHLHRAGLSYEARHVVSPEQIATSDKMQHFKRAGTGTPVKRVRKAIEKSETSSEHTCQLCGGWFDTKIGLSNHVRGHLKRLGKTKWDAHKSPICVLNEMMQNEEKYEKILKALNSRRIIPRPFVAQKFASNDDFLSQNVLPLEAYHNGLKTEDISVSASEEEGLSFLNECDEAKAVLHDEKRNQSLTLIELLKNKRLGEERNPHISPQKIHNQTARKRFVQKCVLPLNEDSPLMYQPQKMDLTMQSGMPVKLRTCVHCNTTFTSAVSLSNHLRAYARKKSAGLLTGTALDCKQKKSRSRSGSKKKMLPLPHSADEVYILRCRFCGLVFRGPLSVQEDWIKHLQRHIVNANLPRTGAGMVEVTSLLKKPASITETSFSLLMAEAAS from the exons ATGGATGATTTAGAGATAAATACTGGCGTCACTGGTGCTAAAGAAGAAGAAATCCTATGTGATGATAATTTTGTATCTGAGGAAGAAGGTGGCATTCCCAAACCAGAAGAGAGTGACACGTCATTTCAGAACAACAATACATTGACTCTGACTGAGGAGCTGTCAAGGGACAGATCTGAAAAAGCCTTAAGTGAAGGCCAGGCTTCTCTATTTATACACACTGGTGCTCCTACTGTTTCTAGTGAAAACTTTATGTTGTCTAGAGGAACTGCTGTTAATGGACCAGTTTCACACTCCACCTCAACAAAAACTTCCATTATGAATAAAGGCAGTGCTTCATTAACCACTGGACAGCCTGGAGGTCATCTCACAGATTCCTGCTCAACTTTGACTGTGGTTCATGATCTTCAGCTGCCTGCAAAGAGTACAACACAGAAATCAAATCAGCaccaagttttatttttgttacctGATGTAGCACATGCTAAGAACCTGACTCATTCCATTAAAAATCTACCTACCTCTGCTTCAGTTGGTTGTGATTCACAGAAAACAGTAGGAAACAGTGTAGATAGCACTTTAGTAGACCAAGTAGAAGTTTGTGAGGATGATAAAAATTTACTATTAAAAGATGATTGTGTTGATACGTTAACAGGCATTTCCTCAGGTACAGGTGGCTTCAGATCGGGATGTGATCCTAACTGGGATCCGCAAAAAGAGTTTATACAGTTTCTTATGACAAATGAAGAAACAATAGAGAAGTCTCCAATTCACTGTAAGGTAGGGgtagaaaagaagagaaaaaggaaaatggatgtTAGTAAAATAACACGTTATACTGAAGATTGTTTTGATGATACCAGTTGTATTCCTAGTAAATCAAAACTATTAAATGTGGAATTCTTAGAGCAGAATGAGGAGCTACAAATTGTAGAACCACAAAAATACTCGTTGAGTAAAGTAAAGCCTGAATCCACAGATGAAGAGCTGGAAACTGTTGATGGTATCCAGCAGCTCATTTATAGTCCCACTAGTAACTGTGCAGAAGATACTTCTCCTGTTCACACTAGCACTTTTCTATCCAatactttgaaaaacaaatgtgaaGAGAATGATTCTGAACCACCATCTACTTTCAGTACTGATGAACCATCATTTTATCCCTGTACAAAGTGCAATGTGAATTTTAGAGAGAAGAAACACCTGCATAGGCATATGATGTACCATTTAGATGGGAACAGTCATTTCCGGCATCTCAATGTCCCCAGGCCCTATGCCTGTAGGGAATGCGGAAGGACATTTCGAGATCGTAACTCGCTTCTTAAACATATGATAATTCACCAGGAAAGAAGGCAGAAACTGATGGAAGAAATCCGTGAGCTGAAGGAACTTCAGGATGAGGGTAGGAGTGCACGGTTACAATGCCCACAGTGTGTATTTGGTACCAATTGTCCCAAAACATTTGTGCAGCATGCAAAGACCcatgaaaaagataaaagatacTACTGTTGTGAGGAATGCAATTTCATGGCTGTGACAGAAAATGAACTGGAATGCCATCGAGGGATTGCTCATGGAGCAGTAGTCAAATGTTCAATTATTGGTAGTGACTTGTCCCagagaaaaacccagaaaaaggCATCCTTGAAAGATCCTTATTTAGGATCCTCAAGAAAGTCATCAACGTATATGTGTAAGCTGTGTCCATTTGCTACTTCAGctagaagcattttaaaaaaacacatggCATATTTGCATTCAGCATCATGCATTGATCCCTTTGGTAGCCATCTTAGactagagaaaagaaaaggcagcataATAGACCAATCTTTAGATTTTCGTAGCAGGGCAAAACAGTTGATGAAACATTCTTCTACTTTTCCAAAGAACTCTGCTTTAAAACAGGATGTAAAAAGATCATTTGGCTCTACTTCACAGTCCAGTAACTTCACAAAACTTCACAAGAGACCCTACAGGATACAGAAGGCTCGGAAAAGCGTGTCACAGTCATCT AAACTAaactctgctgaaaaaaaagacagctatGAAACGGAGGATGAAAGTTCATGGGAAAATGTTGAACTATGTGATTACACTACACAGTCTGTGGAGGATGAATCTTACAGTGATATTAATCAGGAGCATGTAAACCTATTCCCCATATTCAAAGGTAAAATGGAAGATAATGAAGCTGGTGATAAATCTTCACTTGGTTATGAGCAGAATGATGGCTTTTATTTTGAGTATTACGAAGATGCTGAGGGTAGTAACTTCTTGCATGATTTGCATGATCCTCAGAATTTAGAAAATGTAGGATCAGCATTGCCAAAGCATAATTCAGTTTTCCATTGGACTGATTTGTCACTTGAAAAGAAGTCGTGCCCGTACTGTCCAGCAACCTTTGAAACAGGTGTTGGCTTGTCCAATCATGTCAGAGGACATCTTCACAGAGCTGGACTAAGCTATGAAGCCCGTCACGTTGTTTCACCAGAACAGATAGCAACAAGTgacaaaatgcagcattttaaaagagcTGGAACAGGGACTCCTGTTAAACGTGTCAGAAAAG CAATTGAGAAATCTGAAACTTCCTCTGAGCATACGTGTCAGCTCTGTGGTGGCTGGTTCGATACTAAAATTGGATTGTCTAATCATGTGCGAGGACACCTGAAGAGGCTTGGCAAAACCAAGTGGGATGCACACAAGTCTCCCATCTGTGTTCTGAATGAGATGatgcaaaatgaagaaaagtatgaaaaaatCCTAAAGGCTTTGAACAGTCGCCGTATTATTCCCAGACCATTTGTTGCTCAGAAATTTGCATCAAATGACGACTTTTTATCTCAGAATGTTTTACCTCTTGAAGCATACCATAATGGCCTAAAGACTGAAGATATATCTGTGTCTGCATCGGAAGAAGAAGGGCTGAGTTTCCTGAATGAATGTGATGAAGCAAAAGCAGTACTACatgatgaaaaaagaaatcagtcaCTTACACTGATAGAACTCCTGAAAAACAAGAGGTTAGGAGAAGAAAGGAATCCTCATATTTCCCCTCAAAAAATTCATAATCAAACTGCAAGAAAGAGGTTTGTTCAGAAATGTGTTCTTCCATTAAATGAAGACAGTCCATTGATGTATCAGCCACAAAAAATGGACTTGACTATGCAGTCAG GTATGCCTGTGAAGCTTAGAACGTGTGTGCATTGCAATACGACGTTTACAAGTGCTGTTAGCCTGTCCAACCACTTACGCGCTTATGCACGAAAGAAGAGTGCTGGACTTTTGACTGGGACAG
- the ZNF644 gene encoding zinc finger protein 644 isoform X1, whose protein sequence is MDDLEINTGVTGAKEEEILCDDNFVSEEEGGIPKPEESDTSFQNNNTLTLTEELSRDRSEKALSEGQASLFIHTGAPTVSSENFMLSRGTAVNGPVSHSTSTKTSIMNKGSASLTTGQPGGHLTDSCSTLTVVHDLQLPAKSTTQKSNQHQVLFLLPDVAHAKNLTHSIKNLPTSASVGCDSQKTVGNSVDSTLVDQVEVCEDDKNLLLKDDCVDTLTGISSGTGGFRSGCDPNWDPQKEFIQFLMTNEETIEKSPIHCKVGVEKKRKRKMDVSKITRYTEDCFDDTSCIPSKSKLLNVEFLEQNEELQIVEPQKYSLSKVKPESTDEELETVDGIQQLIYSPTSNCAEDTSPVHTSTFLSNTLKNKCEENDSEPPSTFSTDEPSFYPCTKCNVNFREKKHLHRHMMYHLDGNSHFRHLNVPRPYACRECGRTFRDRNSLLKHMIIHQERRQKLMEEIRELKELQDEGRSARLQCPQCVFGTNCPKTFVQHAKTHEKDKRYYCCEECNFMAVTENELECHRGIAHGAVVKCSIIGSDLSQRKTQKKASLKDPYLGSSRKSSTYMCKLCPFATSARSILKKHMAYLHSASCIDPFGSHLRLEKRKGSIIDQSLDFRSRAKQLMKHSSTFPKNSALKQDVKRSFGSTSQSSNFTKLHKRPYRIQKARKSVSQSSVSVCNLNSTNKNFFIRSSIDQKRKCFHQAAKQKASAKKSNYLYRHKYENYRIIKKSSNSYPLHLKKEGSKSVNALHLFSSSNNNCFVMDSNSLDCKRAEGCKDHRHVAVKRVVKESKREGSVTGDDLDCYPDFLHKMTVVVLQKLNSAEKKDSYETEDESSWENVELCDYTTQSVEDESYSDINQEHVNLFPIFKGKMEDNEAGDKSSLGYEQNDGFYFEYYEDAEGSNFLHDLHDPQNLENVGSALPKHNSVFHWTDLSLEKKSCPYCPATFETGVGLSNHVRGHLHRAGLSYEARHVVSPEQIATSDKMQHFKRAGTGTPVKRVRKAIEKSETSSEHTCQLCGGWFDTKIGLSNHVRGHLKRLGKTKWDAHKSPICVLNEMMQNEEKYEKILKALNSRRIIPRPFVAQKFASNDDFLSQNVLPLEAYHNGLKTEDISVSASEEEGLSFLNECDEAKAVLHDEKRNQSLTLIELLKNKRLGEERNPHISPQKIHNQTARKRFVQKCVLPLNEDSPLMYQPQKMDLTMQSALDCKQKKSRSRSGSKKKMLPLPHSADEVYILRCRFCGLVFRGPLSVQEDWIKHLQRHIVNANLPRTGAGMVEVTSLLKKPASITETSFSLLMAEAAS, encoded by the exons ATGGATGATTTAGAGATAAATACTGGCGTCACTGGTGCTAAAGAAGAAGAAATCCTATGTGATGATAATTTTGTATCTGAGGAAGAAGGTGGCATTCCCAAACCAGAAGAGAGTGACACGTCATTTCAGAACAACAATACATTGACTCTGACTGAGGAGCTGTCAAGGGACAGATCTGAAAAAGCCTTAAGTGAAGGCCAGGCTTCTCTATTTATACACACTGGTGCTCCTACTGTTTCTAGTGAAAACTTTATGTTGTCTAGAGGAACTGCTGTTAATGGACCAGTTTCACACTCCACCTCAACAAAAACTTCCATTATGAATAAAGGCAGTGCTTCATTAACCACTGGACAGCCTGGAGGTCATCTCACAGATTCCTGCTCAACTTTGACTGTGGTTCATGATCTTCAGCTGCCTGCAAAGAGTACAACACAGAAATCAAATCAGCaccaagttttatttttgttacctGATGTAGCACATGCTAAGAACCTGACTCATTCCATTAAAAATCTACCTACCTCTGCTTCAGTTGGTTGTGATTCACAGAAAACAGTAGGAAACAGTGTAGATAGCACTTTAGTAGACCAAGTAGAAGTTTGTGAGGATGATAAAAATTTACTATTAAAAGATGATTGTGTTGATACGTTAACAGGCATTTCCTCAGGTACAGGTGGCTTCAGATCGGGATGTGATCCTAACTGGGATCCGCAAAAAGAGTTTATACAGTTTCTTATGACAAATGAAGAAACAATAGAGAAGTCTCCAATTCACTGTAAGGTAGGGgtagaaaagaagagaaaaaggaaaatggatgtTAGTAAAATAACACGTTATACTGAAGATTGTTTTGATGATACCAGTTGTATTCCTAGTAAATCAAAACTATTAAATGTGGAATTCTTAGAGCAGAATGAGGAGCTACAAATTGTAGAACCACAAAAATACTCGTTGAGTAAAGTAAAGCCTGAATCCACAGATGAAGAGCTGGAAACTGTTGATGGTATCCAGCAGCTCATTTATAGTCCCACTAGTAACTGTGCAGAAGATACTTCTCCTGTTCACACTAGCACTTTTCTATCCAatactttgaaaaacaaatgtgaaGAGAATGATTCTGAACCACCATCTACTTTCAGTACTGATGAACCATCATTTTATCCCTGTACAAAGTGCAATGTGAATTTTAGAGAGAAGAAACACCTGCATAGGCATATGATGTACCATTTAGATGGGAACAGTCATTTCCGGCATCTCAATGTCCCCAGGCCCTATGCCTGTAGGGAATGCGGAAGGACATTTCGAGATCGTAACTCGCTTCTTAAACATATGATAATTCACCAGGAAAGAAGGCAGAAACTGATGGAAGAAATCCGTGAGCTGAAGGAACTTCAGGATGAGGGTAGGAGTGCACGGTTACAATGCCCACAGTGTGTATTTGGTACCAATTGTCCCAAAACATTTGTGCAGCATGCAAAGACCcatgaaaaagataaaagatacTACTGTTGTGAGGAATGCAATTTCATGGCTGTGACAGAAAATGAACTGGAATGCCATCGAGGGATTGCTCATGGAGCAGTAGTCAAATGTTCAATTATTGGTAGTGACTTGTCCCagagaaaaacccagaaaaaggCATCCTTGAAAGATCCTTATTTAGGATCCTCAAGAAAGTCATCAACGTATATGTGTAAGCTGTGTCCATTTGCTACTTCAGctagaagcattttaaaaaaacacatggCATATTTGCATTCAGCATCATGCATTGATCCCTTTGGTAGCCATCTTAGactagagaaaagaaaaggcagcataATAGACCAATCTTTAGATTTTCGTAGCAGGGCAAAACAGTTGATGAAACATTCTTCTACTTTTCCAAAGAACTCTGCTTTAAAACAGGATGTAAAAAGATCATTTGGCTCTACTTCACAGTCCAGTAACTTCACAAAACTTCACAAGAGACCCTACAGGATACAGAAGGCTCGGAAAAGCGTGTCACAGTCATCTGTAAGTGTGTGCAATCTAAATTCTACAAACAAGAACTTTTTTATTAGAAGTAGCATTGACCAAAAACGTAAATGTTTTCAtcaagcagcaaagcagaaagctAGTGccaaaaaaagtaattatttataTAGACACAAATATGAAAACTACAGGATTATTAAAAAATCTAGCAACTCTTAccctttgcatttaaaaaaggaagggTCCAAATCTGTCAAtgctttacatttattttcttcatcaaatAATAATTGTTTTGTCATGGATTCAAATAGCCTTGATTGCAAAAGGGCAGAAGGCTGTAAAGATCATAGGCATGTAGCTGTAAAAAGAGTGGTTAAAGAATCCAAGAGGGAAGGCTCTGTTACAGGAGATGATTTGGATTGCTATCCAGATTTTCTGCATAAAATGACTGTTGTTGTTTTACAGAAACTAaactctgctgaaaaaaaagacagctatGAAACGGAGGATGAAAGTTCATGGGAAAATGTTGAACTATGTGATTACACTACACAGTCTGTGGAGGATGAATCTTACAGTGATATTAATCAGGAGCATGTAAACCTATTCCCCATATTCAAAGGTAAAATGGAAGATAATGAAGCTGGTGATAAATCTTCACTTGGTTATGAGCAGAATGATGGCTTTTATTTTGAGTATTACGAAGATGCTGAGGGTAGTAACTTCTTGCATGATTTGCATGATCCTCAGAATTTAGAAAATGTAGGATCAGCATTGCCAAAGCATAATTCAGTTTTCCATTGGACTGATTTGTCACTTGAAAAGAAGTCGTGCCCGTACTGTCCAGCAACCTTTGAAACAGGTGTTGGCTTGTCCAATCATGTCAGAGGACATCTTCACAGAGCTGGACTAAGCTATGAAGCCCGTCACGTTGTTTCACCAGAACAGATAGCAACAAGTgacaaaatgcagcattttaaaagagcTGGAACAGGGACTCCTGTTAAACGTGTCAGAAAAG CAATTGAGAAATCTGAAACTTCCTCTGAGCATACGTGTCAGCTCTGTGGTGGCTGGTTCGATACTAAAATTGGATTGTCTAATCATGTGCGAGGACACCTGAAGAGGCTTGGCAAAACCAAGTGGGATGCACACAAGTCTCCCATCTGTGTTCTGAATGAGATGatgcaaaatgaagaaaagtatgaaaaaatCCTAAAGGCTTTGAACAGTCGCCGTATTATTCCCAGACCATTTGTTGCTCAGAAATTTGCATCAAATGACGACTTTTTATCTCAGAATGTTTTACCTCTTGAAGCATACCATAATGGCCTAAAGACTGAAGATATATCTGTGTCTGCATCGGAAGAAGAAGGGCTGAGTTTCCTGAATGAATGTGATGAAGCAAAAGCAGTACTACatgatgaaaaaagaaatcagtcaCTTACACTGATAGAACTCCTGAAAAACAAGAGGTTAGGAGAAGAAAGGAATCCTCATATTTCCCCTCAAAAAATTCATAATCAAACTGCAAGAAAGAGGTTTGTTCAGAAATGTGTTCTTCCATTAAATGAAGACAGTCCATTGATGTATCAGCCACAAAAAATGGACTTGACTATGCAGTCAG